The nucleotide sequence TTTCTGATGCATTTGGCTTTAATAAACACATCCCTTTTTGCTGCTTTCTCTACTTATGACAGTCTCAAGGTACTGTTTCTATCTGTGACAAATGGCTCTTGTTACTGAAAGTGCTATTGCACACAACACAAATTTGAGGGGCAATTTTGTTCTACTCAACTTAGCACTGATAAACTTCATCGATTTATTTAGTAGAAAGAAATGTAACTTGTTTGATCAAATTGATCCACAACTTATAAGCAAGTTGCATCCAACACAGCAGATTGAAATGACTGTTCTTTTCTGAAACACCTACTACATGAATGTGAGTTTTGAACCAAATTGATGCAACTACTTCTGATGATGAGCTCCTCGTGATGCTAATGTACAAGTTGTGGAATTCAGTAGGGGTTACATCTTTTAGCTCCATGTTTGATCCAGAAGAAGGTTAGCTACCATGAGATGTGCCCCTTGAGGAAGCCCTTGCAGAGCCTTTTCCAAGCCTCTTGATCTGGTTCTTGTGCATCCAAGCTTGCCTTTGCTGCTTCAGCATGACAAGTCTGCAAGAGTACACTTGTATCAACTTTCAATAGAAAAGAATTGTATATTTGCATTTTTCAGAGTTGCAAATGTGAAGTTTCCTCAAAAAAGATTTGATGTTCAAAGTTCTTGAGAATTAGAAATTGACACCGACTATTAATTCCTTCATTGTCATCATCATATTTAGCTAGTCTGAAGAATGAAACAATGCATGCTTTACTTTTTTCATGTTGCTAAATGATGATGAATATGAACAGTAAcaccatatattttttttaagagaaaaaaTCTATTAAGATCTAAAAATCTACGAAAGAAAAAAACTGTTGTATCATAATTTTCCTGGATTCTGAACAGATGTGATCACAACCAAGGTTTTGAATCTAATCTACAGTATCAGTTTATCGAACAGTATACCGATCTGTGCAGTTCAACATCGTTCGAAGAAGATAATACCTATACCTACACCAGATCATCATCAGACCAATAAATACCGATGGATACAAGGTACCTGAATGAGATTACGCTGGAGCAAACGATCGACGAGGTGCAGGAGAATGTCTTTGTTGTACTCCGGGTGACCCTGGATGCCCATGATGTGATCTCCACATCTGAACATCTCGACGCCGGTCTTCTCCGAGCAAGCCATCACTTCCGCATGGGGCGGCAGCTGCCACACCTGCACGGCAAGCGGGTCATCAAGCATGAGCTGAATGCATGGAGGAGAGGACACAGCAAGGTTGAGTTCTTTAGCCGTCTTCGCCAACCTCGTCGCGGTGGAATTCGATGACAGGGAGATGAGAGGGGATGCGGAGAGAAGCCAGCAGCTTGATGGTGGAGTGAGAGGGGTGGATGCAGGTCACTCCTATATCCCATCCTTTCTTTGCTCTGCCAGTCTTCCCTCCCAAAGCTCGGCTCAAAATCTGCATACAGACGAAGATGTCATCAAACTATGCCTCCTGGTCATGGTTACCGAAAGAACACATTGATCCGAGAGATAGATATCCCACATCAACAAGATTCTTCTGATATATTCTTTATAAAACACATCGACAGTTTTACCCAGTTGATGATGTCTATACCATATAtgcaagacagagagagagagagagaaagcagtCACCAGTTGTCATTTTCTGAAAGGAAGAAGCTGGAAATGGGGATGAGGAGGGCCAGTGGCAGTGCAGTGACAAGAGTGTTGTGCCATGGCTCCTTTACTGTGGTTACTAAATTAGATGGTGCTTCACTCTGTGGTCAGTGGATAGAGATGGTGGATCTCCTCCGTGGTCCCCATGGTGCAACAAATCTTCTTAGATAGCTACTTGGCAATGCTTGATCCTGCATTGTGCAGCTTTAATGACCACCCACTCTTGTGGATGTTCCAAATGAATTGTCTCCACATGATACCTGATCCCTAGACATCACCACATGATATGTTGTTCCTAGAGAGTGAATCTTGCTGTCATGATAAAGTTTGTTCTTTTTGAGATCCAATTAAGCAGTGTTCGAGCTACCAAATTAAACTCTTCCCTTCCTTGCAAAGATGACACTAATAAGACTCGAGTACAATAGTATTTCTCAGATTTCACATTGATGGAATCATGGAAGCATCGTTTTTTTAATGGATGTCAAATCaagttaagagaaaaaaaaatattagtactattgtcataaaaaaaattcttgttTGAATGCCATCTAGGAAggcttaaataaaaaaagaaaataaaagatgaaGAGACAAAATTTCCAGGGCTCCAACCCCAAGAAGAAGACTGACCCATTTGTATTCTGACCTTATTAAAAAGGTAAACAAATAAACAACTTAGCTTCTCATTGATTGAAAACTATCAAGGCTAATCTGTAGTCCTAATGGCAGATCAGTAGGTTTCATCAAAACAATGGAGGCTTCCGGATGAGCTCAGAGAGGACATAGACTGGACTTAGAATCAGTCTCCCCAGTCACATCAAAGTTGGTAAGAGTATGATCAAGCTGTGGAAATAGGTATGGCAGTTTCCAGATTCTTTGATTGGGTCCCTGTTTATGCATGCACCACATTCTTCCCGTCAAAGTCTTCTCCTGATCTCCTCCTTCAAATGGGGGCTTTTCGACCACGGTATAAGCATGAAAGACACCAATCTATTCACAATCATAAAGTAATCAACCTTCGTTTGATGAGACTTCTTACCTGCCTAGGCTTGTCAATGATATTCTTGGCTTATGTATCTGTCACATCCAATCTCTACCGACAGAGCTTTAAATCAAACATTGATCACATTGTTTTTACTCTCTCATCTCTCTAAAAGAAATCTCCAAGATCATGTTTTCTGCGTGCTCCAACTATTACCGGTTTCCACTGTGGGGTAATTTCACAGACAGAAGATATGCACTACTGAGGAGAAGAGGGTATACCTGGTGGCCAAAGCAGACACCGAGGACCTTCTTCTTGAGGGAATCCAAGGTCTTGAGGAAGGAGACGAGGTCGTTGATCCACTGGTCGTCGCCGTGGGCGTCGTTGCAGCTGCCGgtgatcacgaaaccgtcgtacgTGCCGACGTCCTCCATGCACGGCAGCTCGCGGCGCGCCGCGCGGTACACGTCCCACGTCTCCCCTTCCTCCCCCAGCAGCCCCACGAACACCTTGAAGTACCCTCCGTAAACCTTCTTCACGTACTCCGACTCCTCGGCGCACAGCAGCACTGCGAACTTCCGCCTCCCCTTCTTCCCCACCTCGCCTCCATTTTCCCCTCCCATCctcctttctcctctctctctctctctctattatacCGTTTGCAGAAACCAAGGAGCTCTCTTGCTTCCTATGAtgtatggaagaagaagaagaagaagaaagctcccctctagagagagagagagagagagagagagatagagagaggctAAAGTGATGGGGAGAAGGTGCTTTATAGAGGAGAAAAGGCGAATGGTGGCAAGAGTTCCATGTTCAGTTATGGGGACCAAAGCAATCCTTGTGATGATGTGTCATTACATGATTGGTGGGTGTAAGACTTGATGTGGTGGCATGCAGAACAAAGAAACAGTGAGGAGAGAACAAAGGAACAGATGCAGTTCATGTCCCAAAATGTTCCAAATGAATGCAATGCAGCTTTGATTCTGACcaagaaataattaaattttgattcctTGCAGCACAGATTTGAGCAATTTTGGAGTGTGAAGGGACAAACTCAGAAgggattaattaaattatttggaTCCCTTGCATCACAGATTTGATTAGGTTTGGAGTGTTAATGCCACAATGTATGTTGGCATATTATGCAAACTTGAGTCTTAATATTGTGACATCAAGTGCAATCTTGATGAACAATCTCAAATGACTAAGGTGTGTTAGTATAAAGTAGGAATTTTAGCAGAAATTAATTTTTACCTTCATATCTTAgtcgattttttttatattaaatagatGTACAAGACActcattaataaatttttttatttgagtTTATTGCATTAAATAGCACACAAGATATTTATACATGGACTGAAACATGATATCTATCACTGTAACAATGATCTTATTTATTAGTTTGATTGAAAAAATAATGCAAATTTAttgatatttattaaataaaaaattagtggATGATCGAATATTCAAACCAATTATCCCAAATAATATAAAGATAATTAAAACCGAGAAGCTTGGCATATGACTGACAAAGAACTAAGAATTATCTAATTATTGTTTTACACACTATTAACTCGCCTTTTGATAGTGGAATTTAATAGGATTTAATGGAATAATGTTTGTGATATAAGGAAGATTTCTAAGGTTTGTAAATGTATGTAGAAAATGTTCATTTTTAGgtagaataaataaaatattatgatatccgaagaaataatatccacaaatATCCCATCAGATATTTCACTCACCCACTCTATCAAACATTAATTACAACACCCACATAATACTAATACCCACATGGCAAATTTCAATCTCACACTTCTGTTCTTGGTCTTGCCAACTTTGTCTTGCACCAATTTTTTGTTCCCACCATGTGACATGCTTTGTCATCTTGTATCCCAAGATGGATTCCATCTTCTATGGACACAAAAAAGTAATGAACATCATGCATAAATAATGCACACCTAACTTTACAGTAAGAAAGACCTTTTTCTTGAGTGTTCCATTTGATTTAACATCCACACCTTGTTAATACCCACAAGGCAAAAACTCATTTTGCATCATCTCCTCAATCTAATCTCCATTACTTGATCAAATGAACTGATAAGAAGCAAGAAAGCAGGAAAAAATTGCTAACTAAGCTAAAATATCAGAAATGATAGGCCTAATTCAACTCCACATTCAGTCCTAAATTTAGTGGACAATTAATGCAGCAGCAAAAGCTACTATTGGCAGCTAAATCACACTAGATCTGAAAACAGGGACATGGTGCTGTCAACAAAATCTTAGACAATTCATTCACTTCTTGTGTTAGCTTGAATCTTCAATCACAAGTCCATTGAAAAGATGAGATTGGGCATTGATCAATTCACCAGCTGCAACCACAAGACAGACAAGTCAACAATTCCAAGCCCTTAACACACTCAATCCAACTGACCTGACAATGGATGTAGTACCTCCCCACTGATGTAGTAGATCAGAATCTGAACTGCTCAAATGAGGATTTCTGAAGGTACTGAAGAAGAGCCATTGACATATCAGCTCACATTTCAAAGATACTGAAGAATATGAGGTACTTGTCTCAGAATCATTTGAAGTGGAGGTGGTGCCCAAGTCCTAGACAGggattgttctttggaaggacagCCCTCTGTTATTCTATAGAGAAACAGGAAGAATATATTCCCTCTAGATTTGTTTTTCTGATTTAGCTTCTCACTAGCTTCTCACCCCTTAAGAGAACAGTACTCATGTCATCTGATAAAACAAACCTCTTGCCTATTTACTTTTATCATGTTTTAATTATGAGTTAGTAACCATACAGATAACCAATATCAGACTGATAAAACAAACACCTTgccaatttaaaattttgattcctTATCCAACCACGATGTTCATGGAATCCTTGCCCTGTTCATTCTGGGTGCCTTAGAATTTTATATATCTTAGGAGAATATATCTGGAGGCAACATCATCTTTTAAATTTCCTTTCATAGTTTAGAGTAGCTCTTCTTGGCAAAAGCCCATCGCCTTGTTCCCAGAAGAGTGCAGCTATGGATATGTTAAGCATGACAGAAAAATGCTGTTGGACTGATCTCTGTAAACAAGGCAGTTGTGGAAGAACAATTTTTTTGCAAACCTATGTGGTTTCTAAGTGGCTCACTCAAGTATTAGAATTGGATCTTTCTATTGAGAGGAGATGTATAGGTAAACATGGATGAGCACTTTCTTATCCATATCTACATTATGCCTCAAAATACTACATTTTCAGAACATGACTTGAACAAGAAAGAGCTAATTTGCATTTCTGAGGAAGAAGATTTGAACTTCTGTAGGATTCTGCACATGTGGGCACTTCTGCTTATTCCTAAGCAAAAGATATTGGATCATTAGGTTTAAGCCTAGCAAATGTTGTCATGAAACAATTTGCTTCCTAATTATATCTCCACCTAAGGTGATATCACAGCATATCTTTACAACAGAAGTATCGTAATGACCACGCCACTTACTGGTGTCTTCCTTTTATGTCTCCACTTTAATTAATTGTGCCTTGTAGCAACTAATTCAAGCAACAGACATGACATAGTGCACTGAAAGGTGAAACCCACAATGTCTCAAGGCAATCTTGTGAAGTAAGAATCACTAATTTGAATGTCTTATTCATACAAGAAAAGGTCCAAAACTTGCAAAGAAGCAAAGAGAACATTAAACTAAAAGGTCTCTTTCCACAGCGATGAGGCATGTGGAGAACTTCATCGTGGTTGTGTTGTCAGCAAAATAGCTTAAAATGGAAATATCTTATTTGACCTAATGAAGGTGCCTCTGAGCTGACTCTTCAAGAAATTAATAACTGTACCAGAAGATTagtataaattttcaaatcatcatgcacttCTCTGTTCTTTGATGTTGCAGATACATCACCATTATAATCATTTGCAAGTTGCATTTCCCTAATAGCTGAGTTTTGTTTGATATTTGCACAATTATTCTAATACTACAAGCAAGCAGAATGTTTCTATCAAATAATGAAAAATCAAACAAAAAGTCCTTTGTGTCGCGGCcattaattaagttagttttcaaGCTAGCCTCACAAACCTTCCACATATGTTGCCACGATTAAATTACCACCACAGTTGGTAACTATTTTCCTTTATTCTGATTGAAATTTGCATGGATATTACAATTTACCAACTGCTATTGTTGGTTATATAATTTCTATTGTAATGGTATCAATCTTTTCAGAGGTCTGTTTCCATGCATACAAAAAGAGGACCACTGATGTATTTAACAGTCAAAATAGATCAGACTGGAAAGGACCATTGCATAAGCCATAAGGTACTCTCCCAAACTCTTTTATTTATGCACTTAACTCTACAAAATATCAATCCTCACATCAGCCATTGCTCCAACTAAGTTGGATTGCTGACCTTCTGTTGTGTATCCTAAGTCCATTTCCCTTGCAGTGTTTTTTCACATGCATGAATTAATTGGAAAGATCCATTGCCCTTTCTGCAACCAACTAATTGATCTGGTAGCATGAAAGAGTGTGATGAGCAttaaagcatgatttcattagttCAGCAACCATAACTCTTCATGATAGGCTATTTGAGATGTAAATAATCTTTAGGTGGCTAAGGTAAGACATGGCTTTGGAACCAACAAAGCAGACTTGATCAAAAAACTCTTGCTTACTGGTTGAGGTGTGTTAAGAACTTCAAAACCAAACCTCAATTAGGTTATTTATGTATGAAGGCTCAAAGATGATTGTGTATAACAATTTGTTTCGTCAATGCGCTATGAAGACTCAAAGATGATTGTGTATAACAATTTGTTTTGTCAATCTGCTATGAAGACTCAAAGATGGTTATGTACAATAGTTTGGTTTGTCAATCAGAAGGTCTTCAGAACTGGTTGAAATGAATATGTCTTGAAGTCGGAACTTCATTAAGGCTAAAACTCAATTAGGCTATTTCCTTTTGAAAATTCAAAGACGCTCTTGTACAACAATTTGCTTTATCAATCTAAAAGTCTTCCTAACTGGCTGAATTGAATGTCTTAAACAAGGAACCTCATTGAGACTAAAACTCAATTTGTTTATTTGTATTTGAAGATCCAAAGATGGACAACAATTTGATTTGTCAATCAGAATGTCTTCCTAACTAGCTGAATGCCTTTAACTAGGAAtcaaggtctgtcgtaccgaagcgtaccgcccgctaccgggcgataCGCCCCAAAAACCcccgtatcgggcgatacggGGCAAAATCGCGCTCGGTACCACAcagtagcaatgctacagtgttGACCGTTGGAGctttttctcctcctatttaaaccattcttctctcccctatttcattatactctcttaaactctctctcaaactttctttttctctcctaaactctataaaacaacgatttatgaattcaatcgaggctaatttggaaagattaagaggaagaactttctaattaaGAGGTATGCATTCGTTttttttaattagagagtaattaagactaTCCTAacttttctaatcaagaggtatgtattcattttctaatcaagaagtatgtatttgtaacttgaaaacactatcctaacctttttttttctaattttcaagTATTTTGGAGGGATAAATCGATAAAAtcaggtgtatcgctcggtacacctcggtataccggtcggtacacccgtaccgtaccgtactaaGCCCggatcgaaactccggtatggtacggtatggcagaccttgctaGGAACTTATTTAAAAGTGATATTCAATTAGCTCATTTGTGTATGAAGACTAGAATGATGGTTATGAACAACAATTTGAGGTATCTAAACTAAGAATTCTGACAGTAAATCTCAATTAGCTTATTCATGTTTGAAGTCTGAAAAGATGGTTATGTACAACAAGTTGCTTTATCAATTTTAAGTCATCTAGCCTTGTTCAATTCTTCATAACTGGTA is from Musa acuminata AAA Group cultivar baxijiao chromosome BXJ1-6, Cavendish_Baxijiao_AAA, whole genome shotgun sequence and encodes:
- the LOC135677044 gene encoding gamma-glutamyl peptidase 5-like, which produces MGGENGGEVGKKGRRKFAVLLCAEESEYVKKVYGGYFKVFVGLLGEEGETWDVYRAARRELPCMEDVGTYDGFVITGSCNDAHGDDQWINDLVSFLKTLDSLKKKVLGVCFGHQILSRALGGKTGRAKKGWDIGVTCIHPSHSTIKLLASLRIPSHLPVIEFHRDEVWQLPPHAEVMACSEKTGVEMFRCGDHIMGIQGHPEYNKDILLHLVDRLLQRNLIQTCHAEAAKASLDAQEPDQEAWKRLCKGFLKGHISW